From Oreochromis niloticus isolate F11D_XX linkage group LG15, O_niloticus_UMD_NMBU, whole genome shotgun sequence:
TTCTTGCTTCATTATGTTACTTCCGAGCCTcgtctttgtgttttgtcctgGGCATCCCCTGTGTTTAGTCTAACTTGTCTCCCTGCTTTGCCTTCTGTCTGTGTCAAGTTCACATGTCTTAGTCCAGGTCCATGttagtcatttcctgttttattctgatgaCATCTTGTCTCTTGTGCTTTGTATTCAATTCTACTTCCCCTGTCTAGTTATCTGAGTGGTTTCAGCAGTCCTCCCACCTCTCACCTGTTCCCATATTGTCTCAGTTTTCCCTTTGCCTTTTGTTGTGTCCTCTTTCATGGTTGTGTTGTCTCTTGCAGTGAGTTCCCTGAGCATTCATAAATGTAGTTTTCCTTGTTTTCTGACTTGCATTACTTTTGCACTAAGTTTAAGTTGAacaaaactgcttttggttTACCCGTCATGTTTCCGAGTCCTGAGTTTGGGTCCTACTCCTGCCTGCTACACAGCCAACCTTGACATTAGAGTAAGTATTTAATAGGACTTCTGGCTGTTAGTTTTCTTGTTCTTGTGAGTTTAGCATGAACAGCATACCTGAGGTAGTGCACGTCAGTAATCTCCTGCATACAGAGCCAGCAGAACTGACAGGCACACACAGTGCAGTTCATACGGTTACAGCTGCCATCATTGGTCTTCATGATGTAGGCACCACAGCGAGGGCATGCTTTGATTTCCTCTGCATCTGCAACAGAGGAAATACTTCAGCTACTACAAACTTGACAAGCAATATCTATATGTCATCTTAAAGAACCAGTTTAATTTTTGTAGACATGCACTATTTTGTTCAGAAAAATATAGTTGGAAAGATGAGACTAAAGTGGAGATGTTTACTAATAATGTACAGTCCaaaagcacggtggtggaggcgtgatgatttgggcttgttttatAGCCAAAGGACCTTGGCAGCAGTTATTGAGTCAATTataaactcctctgtatactAAAATCTAACAGAATCAAATGTGAGGCCCTCTGTCTGACAGTTAAAGCTTGGCTAAAATTGGATCATGCAACTGAACAATGATCCCGAGCAcggcagcaaatctacaacaggatggctgaaaaagaaaagaatcaaggtgtgaCAATGGCCCAGTAAAAGTCTAGACCTCAACCTGAGTGACTGTGGCAGGACTTTAAGAGAGTTGTGCATAAAAAAtgctcaatgaactgaagcaacattgtaAAGAAAAGTGGGTCAAAATTACTCCACAACTTCTAAAGGGATCATAAAACTAAATGGAAAACGGTttagttttcaagttagctaaAGTTATTTCTACAAGCTACATCATGGTATGTACTTATTTTTTCACCTGACtgcaaactttatttttttacaagacTAATTTCCAGAAATCTTTGCTAGTTGCCTTAGAAGCCATGAAAAAAAGCCTGCACATTACCACCCTCCAAAAAACACTTGTTTCTATAATATACCAGGATGTGAAACGAAAGTGAGGTAACTTTTCCCAAAATGAAATGTTGCAATGTTACCGTAAGTTACTGGCTCTGCCAAATTGAATGGAAATTATGAAAGAAATTACAGTACAACCATGACAGGACTTCAGTCTGTTTGGTTTATCTATCTGTCTAACAAACCTGAAAACCACAAAGGCCTGGAAGTACTCGTGGCAAAACCAGGTAGACTTTTTCAAGTGGTTGTTTAGAGCAAAGAGGCCCACAAACGACTTGTAGCTTCACTTAATCACATGGCTCCTGTCTCACCTCCTCCAGGTTCTTCATTGAAGACGTACAATGTAGAGGCATCGTTGCCGCCTGAGGTGTGGCGGGCTCGCTGACGCCGGGCCTGGTCACACGTCTGGTTGGGGTGCCACAGCTGCCGACAGTGGTAGCAGAACTCTGTGTCGCATCCCTCACGGCCACAGCTCAGCTTGGGACACTCTGCACAGCCGTAAGCTATCACAGCATAGCTGAGGAAAGAGAGAAACTACAgataaaaatgacagaaaaatatcAGACGTTCGGTTGGCTGATGGGGATTCTGGGGGACTGCTTTCCAGAATTGAAAACCTATCATCTGATAATAAATAGATACATGATAATAACAAAAATCTTACTGGCTCCATACCCAAATATGACTTTTAAAACTTTGTAtcaataactaaataaaaaaatgaggcAGTCTGGTCATGTGTGGGTGCTtgatgtgcttttttttaacaaacattCATTTAGTGCAGTGTTGACTTTAAAGTTGtggtgttttttcttctttgttgggTTAGGATTGGGGCAAAACCTACACCTCCCTTGTTGCTAGGAAACTGCAGATTATGCTAAAGTTACAggctcttgattttttttttttactttttttttcacatttgttaAATAAAATCAGATAAATTTTATGAGGAACAGAGACAGTAGCGTCCCCATTTTCTGATACAAGCATGTTCACAAGATTATGTGATTTAGCTacaaccaaaaaaataaaaaaagtaaaagcaatCTTAAATAATCTGAAGGCCTCTGGGAATCAAACtctgctgtgaaaaactaaggCTCTGACAGGCTGGCATTTCCAGCtctgtgtggttttctgtttgtcagACAGGCGAATGAATCAAACAGGCTGAAGGCGACACAGACTAGAAGATAATTACAGCGTTACCTTGATTCCACTACGGTGTCAGACCAGATTTGAAGTGACTTTGATTCTCTAGTCCAACATGTCTGGCTGAAGAACAAAGCTGCCGTTCATGCATAAAATATTTCTAGATACCAGTGAGTATCCTGTGCCCATGAAACAAGCAATAATTGGATTATTTATATTGTGTACAAACTTCTACGCTTTGTCATACAAAGAAATTAGAAAGAAACAGTTGCAAAGCCAATGACCACTTGAAGTGATTCTAATTttactttatatatttatatatgtactacacacacacacacacacacacacacacacacacacacacacacacatatatatatacatatacagtatAAAATTCAGCCACTAAAACAAATGTGTATGTTTAGGAATGCAAGTACATAACTGTAATTaatgattttgtgtgtgttgacaAAGCCTAACACATCTAAAAATAGTCTGCTTTGATGAATAATTTGTGTCTGATATGGGTAAGTCAGCTCAtttaacatgtttgtttgtgttagcCCCAAGAAAATCCTCTTAGAACAAAGGAGTGCTGAAAATCAAAAGTATTAATTGCTGTTCACTGTGGCCACACTTAAATACAATCCTGTGAATTTCAGAAACGTATAGACCCCCTACTCTGACATCACAAATGTGTGGGGTATGTTTCTGTAACATGTTGGATTATGGTTATAAAATAACTTGAAGCCCAGAGGGTACTTTTAATCTGGaagaggttttttgttttgtttttttactgagaTATCTAAATAATTCCTACTTGCATTACACATGTAGATAAAATATGATCAGGTGCACTCATAGACCCAAGTGTGTGTTAGACAGTCACACCTAGGgcaaaaacacacagttttcACACCCTCTCTCTGAGAGTCTTTCGTCTTTCTCCCGACATTATCTTCAGCTAAGCTTCTGTCACTAAGACCTCAGGGAATCTCTGCATGTTGGGAACACAGGAATGCACCAATCATAACTGTTAAAGACCAGTTTACATAATTAATCACAGCTTCAAAGTCTCTTTTATGTGAGAGGTGTTATTGACTGTTATTCAAAATGCCTTTAACCACACTTGTACAGCGTTCTAATAAATCAAACGCAAAACACACTGAATTTGTTgtagacattttaaaaacaggatCTCCTGTTTCTCTGCGTTATATTTAATTCACCACTGTGTATTGACTTTTGCTCCTCTCATTCATCATCGCTGAGCAGCAAGCACAGACAGACTTTCACTGAACGGGGTCCTGAGCCCTGGTGCGTACGTGCTTTTGACCACAAAATATCAACTTAACAcgttgcacacaaaaaaatggaCGCACGTCGTGACTTCCCATCAGCCCCCCTTATCCAGTTACCCATGCATGAACATTAAGCTGATATAGCAAGGGATCAGTGTCAGCGCCAGTTctgaacaacagaaaaaaaaaagagagctgattgaCGCCAATgtcagcagaaagaaaaaaaatacatctttCCCTCGTAAGATTTACGACGACATCAAGGATCGATTTTGTAATGCAATCATATTGCAGCTGAGCTTTGCAACTCAATGCAAGATATATTTCAGGCAGTTACTCTGAGGGAAAAAGAGTAACAGTACAATAGCGCCATAAATGCTAAGCACGTcactaataatattttaaaccgATTAAATGTGAATGTTTCTTACATCTCACTAAGGGAAATCTTTTAGGTATTTCTGTTTGAGGCCTATTAGGATGCCTCAAAGAGTAACTGTTACCAATACGTAGAGgactgtttcctttttttttcacagtccATTCTCTTCCAGGATCTGCAAAATATATAAACTGCAGCAAACTTGGTGAACCAtggaaaatgctttaaaaattcTGCCAATTATCCTTTTAAATCTAAGTCAATTATTCTAACAGTGACAAATGCGTCAGTCTTGtgttttacaaaataaagcCGGCGGTGGGATGACAAGAATTTGACAAGGGCTGCCACATTGTAGTGCTGGATTAGCTCTaacgttttttttaataagtaaTTAAATTGTAGTGGATTGTTGCTGTGTCAATCATGTCAATAAAAGACCTATTTTTTCACAAAACAAAGTCATTATTGTTAATTTCCAAAGTATTATTCTCCCTTCTAATTAACAGGTTCTCTTTATTAGATATAGgctgaaaaaaaagatgttctaGTTTTATTACAGTACGCTGTAACTGTTCTTGACTGTTCTTGATGCCTAAAACAGCCTGTTGGTAGATGGTATCAGTTCACGTCTCACCTGCAGTCAGGCGCAGGGCACCAGCGTGTATCTGGATCAGAAGCCAGAAAACGCCTCAACTGGTACTCCTCAAACCTTTCCAGCAATGCCCGATCATCCAGAATGGCACGAACATCCAGAGGTGCCAGTGTTTCCGGGCACTGCGGGCACGCGATGCCCACCCGACTCTCCGATATCTCAATACGCAGGTACTGGCGTAGGCAGTCAGAGCATGCCCTGTGAGAACAGGAGGTGAGTCGTGGGAAGTGGCAGCGCGGTTGACTGAGCAGGCACAGTGGGCATTCTTCTAGGTGTTCGTCCAATAGCTGGTCCTggctggaggaggagagggacaggACATCGGTGGACACCCGGCTGACCCCACCCACGCACTCGACTGTGGCAGCGCTGTTCTCGCCCACCTCAGCCAGTGATGCTGGCGgacctcctccttctcctttttCTGCTCCAGAAACTCTTGATTCTCCAGCCtcttctgctgtgaggtcctaAGAACAGTTACAGGATATGGTGATTTACCAAATCCAAACACAGCACGCTTGTGAGAATGAAAGGCTCTTAGAAATGAAGGGGGTATTGGTAAGTGTGTACATAGCTGGAATGCTGGAATTCATTTGGTTTCTTGGCAACGTCATTTGTACAAATGACCAATTAATTGTACAAACACGCTAATGGATTTGTTCAGTAGCAGCGCAGAACAAAGCAAGCAAACGGGCATGGCTCTAAAGTTAATGATCAATAGCTTTGTCGTTTTTCTTTCGACATTATCTGTGAGACATTTTCATCTTCTGACTGACAGAAGGATGATGATCATGTATGAGCTAcaaatttcaaaaataaatgcagatttcaaAATGGTATACATATATGCCAAAATACTCTACCATACTCTACCAAAACTTGTATAAACCCAAATAAAGAACTTCATTGCTTATGCTCACTCCAAGCAGACAAAGCATCAATCTTACCTGTTCTGGATGCTCGCTTGGGGTCAGGGTAATGGCCACCTCCTCTTTGGGACAGGCTTCCACAGGCCTCTCCGCCCTTGGCTCTGATTTGGGCTTTCGGCTGAAGAAATTTAGGAAGCTCAAGGGCCCAGTCTGCTGCTTGGGCCTCTTCATGGTCTAGAACTagagcaggagcagcagctgaGGAGAACAGGCCAACGACCATGAGCAGGATGCAAAAGCGATGTTAGAgtacgtgtgtgtttgtgtgcgggTGGGCGAGCACAGTGCGCTCTCACGGCTCAGAGTCTTGGAGCTGGACGGCTGCTCTGTTGTATGAGGGAGGGTGAGTGGgtgagatggagagagagacgACGGGGAGGAGGTAATCCCTGCCTGAGGGGAACATCACCGATTTGGAGCCTTTCCGAGGCCTGATCATGTGGTTTACTTTGTCTCTCTTCAGTCTTCCTCCTCCACCCACACAGAAGTCTGAATTAGTCCTGAACTGGTCGACTGTTGTTCATCATTTTAGGC
This genomic window contains:
- the si:ch211-278j3.3 gene encoding E3 ubiquitin-protein ligase RNF19B isoform X1 — protein: MKRPKQQTGPLSFLNFFSRKPKSEPRAERPVEACPKEEVAITLTPSEHPEQDLTAEEAGESRVSGAEKGEGGGPPASLAEVGENSAATVECVGGVSRVSTDVLSLSSSSQDQLLDEHLEECPLCLLSQPRCHFPRLTSCSHRACSDCLRQYLRIEISESRVGIACPQCPETLAPLDVRAILDDRALLERFEEYQLRRFLASDPDTRWCPAPDCSYAVIAYGCAECPKLSCGREGCDTEFCYHCRQLWHPNQTCDQARRQRARHTSGGNDASTLYVFNEEPGGDAEEIKACPRCGAYIMKTNDGSCNRMNCTVCACQFCWLCMQEITDVHYLSPSGCTFWGKKPWSQTRKVLWQVGMLLGAPVVISLIAGIAIPVIIVGIPIYMGRKVHGRCKKNNISGSKHYLTVASGVMMSVFVSPVIAAVTVGVGVPLMLTYVYGVVPMSLCRNGWCRPQSEPPETHKIQLEDLANYLLFSHVVSDHWTGQNNPALNNTSVQEVRVSVQEVGDLPSTSTTPPEPDRYAGLDEATKRHGYTQQDSQSDCKVVIVPDNKTDEMQMIPLRERTNIEVRVEIETHPRGARQSSLSSILSSRSLSAESLGQPQPQSQDYLCASEREERREGGEGRGGGGEEQEGREKPGGEAGEDEGTVFPVFETDGV
- the si:ch211-278j3.3 gene encoding E3 ubiquitin-protein ligase RNF19B isoform X2, whose translation is MKRPKQQTGPLSFLNFFSRKPKSEPRAERPVEACPKEEVAITLTPSEHPEQDLTAEEAGESRVSGAEKGEGGGPPASLAEVGENSAATVECVGGVSRVSTDVLSLSSSSQDQLLDEHLEECPLCLLSQPRCHFPRLTSCSHRACSDCLRQYLRIEISESRVGIACPQCPETLAPLDVRAILDDRALLERFEEYQLRRFLASDPDTRWCPAPDCSYAVIAYGCAECPKLSCGREGCDTEFCYHCRQLWHPNQTCDQARRQRARHTSGGNDASTLYVFNEEPGGDAEEIKACPRCGAYIMKTNDGSCNRMNCTVCACQFCWLCMQEITDVHYLSPSGCTFWGKKPWSQTRKVLWQVGMLLGAPVVISLIAGIAIPVIIVGIPIYMGRKVHGRCKKNNISGSKHYLTVASGVMMSVFVSPVIAAVTVGVGVPLMLTYVYGVVPMSLCRNGWCRPQSEPPETHKIQLEDLANFSDHWTGQNNPALNNTSVQEVRVSVQEVGDLPSTSTTPPEPDRYAGLDEATKRHGYTQQDSQSDCKVVIVPDNKTDEMQMIPLRERTNIEVRVEIETHPRGARQSSLSSILSSRSLSAESLGQPQPQSQDYLCASEREERREGGEGRGGGGEEQEGREKPGGEAGEDEGTVFPVFETDGV